From the genome of Ctenopharyngodon idella isolate HZGC_01 chromosome 23, HZGC01, whole genome shotgun sequence, one region includes:
- the LOC127506300 gene encoding rho GTPase-activating protein 21 isoform X3 — translation MAHLRVLDCMISHKWSRICDLYCAFNSQAKQKDGCERSEASALSPAAEEEPFSWPGPKTLHLRRTSHGFGFTLRHFIVYPPESAVQSSLKDEDNSSRGRQRNRLEPMDTIFVKQVKEGGPAHGAGLCTGDRIVKVNGESIIGKTYSQVIALIQNSDTSLELCVMPKDEDILQLFSRDITALAYSQDAYLKGNEAYSGNAQNIPEPPPICYPRIEPNALAMAQVSEPSRSAETSCGTRQGVNRCHKPDIGCRIDNPLSPPIPSQTSQVPTTQTVVRVFNENFRTMVASPESTDQTSHVAWAGPCHRTEENQNAASTDPNFNRSRAHATSSPIGAAQSQHKPSRTAELTGFSDTTPRTAKTSIDTKPVTSHRHTLTTTAETIPSATSPTPYTPSPPPATPSPCSPHQNIDWRNYTTYKEYIDNKRLYMYGSRTIQERLDSLRAASPSSTGEYSKQKSASTTATPSRGFSGSQLRRRSASHDRSYQVSTVLPLRSASQERLGGAERTALAQNWPRSASQDAIPSAPTGILKPRAYSCDYLGRQNENATSMLDRQACCRTETEEWLLMHRGDEARASRQSSSLRMAPHRTQGVFSSDRRGGSYPGLPNTPLFSRGTDSLLTSRAESLGNTSAPSVNRPSLLPAKNYVSDPSTAAASYIASALASIQGHITGSSNTGAIKDQRTPLTANHMPHNAKQLQPRGRADSLQEPFREVARGGRSSSCSAATKPNRTKQGGSKPILTSNGTVPQKPRYIESQPQANEKEVEGIEGQDATVVVVRREKSGSQPIRHPSYILAVNETEGGPEPPAVSNTCWLPNNTRREMHMRKLEDQCKTSFSSNLDDSLDSIPFIDEPSISSNDHDTTHIPASAVISSAPIITTIPPSPTSSSPVIRRQLSHDQDSLRLTILESDSGAKTERSRSFDEGLDNYREEGRGRSIKHTHGFKGLRKAVDRSSEDSGSRRDSTSDVFTDATKEGPLYFRQLNSDKGKRVGSGIRSWKQIYAVLRGHCLYLYKDKRDGQTNANSQIEDEPLPISIKACLIDISYSDTKRKNVLRLTTSDCEYLFQAEDREEMLSWIRVIQENGNLDEENATVTSTDLINRKIKEYNTLMSPPSSKTEPSPKASRQSLNIRQTLRGGKGENKATSPHSPNKDHDRKAMHKDETSPPKDKGTWRKGIPGLMRKPFEKKPSPGVTFGVRLDDCPPAQNNRFVPLIVEVCCKLVEERGLEYTGIYRVPGNNAAISIMQEELNNKGMGDIDIQDDKWKDLNVISSLLKSFFRKLPEPLFTNEKYADFIDANRIEDPVERLKVLKRLLHELPDHHYETLKFLSAHLKTVAENSEKNKMEPRNLAIVFGPTLVRTSEDNMTHMVTHMPDQYKIVETLIQHYDWFFTEEGDKEPSTTVQEESAVESQPLPNIDHLLTNIGRTGTSPGEVSDSPTSDSAKSKGSWGSGKDHCSREFLQPRVSSIFAAANRKRKKHKEKLQPSSSDDDLDTIFTKMDSPTQKQNHQSQEELAGRSSPCRKSLVGDDKNGLSAESTPKNKKEHRNSFFMKDKPSSTLSPLPKLSCSPGFNRRTSGPPKLSLSDPSSQLDETTSDLGTMSSGASVPRTRPRKWGTTTPPAPELFPVSGGASVTAEVSSITSDYSTTSSTTFLTGMESITLSPEVQSVTESRGGDEADDERSELISEGRPMETDSESDFPMFSPVIAGLDIPTTEDGGNITPKLACRLLPSHKLIECDSLSRRRSLRQKTDSDSSAEAGAGGGVSKNESNRLSRVLEVMKRGRSTGSLSAPLRTESERVEPAWHLKITERLKFRLRASADDMFGVGTQKARSTEMRGKKKGIRRRHTMGGQRDFAELDVIHDWREQGGVDQGAELSAVERLKPKCDSQDMSIRDWIACENRRTGGSQASLEMESQVGIKATEAGETHVGVQSAEQLNPSASPCPQSSSEQVNGGTSKGKSKNSLNSGDDAHPQKLSGAQVVRSRFYQYL, via the exons TTCTCCAGGGATATCACAGCTCTG GCCTATTCTCAAGATGCATACCTCAAAGGAAATGAGGCATATAGTGGAAATGCCCAGAATATCCCCGAGCCGCCCCCAATATGTTACCCACGGATAGAGCCCAATGCCTTGGCCATGGCACAGGTGTCAGAGCCATCACGCTCTGCCGAGACATCATGTGGAACCAGACAAGGAGTAAATCGATGCCACAAGCCTGACATAGGCTGCCGCATTGATAACCCTTTATCTCCCCCTATCCCATCTCAAACCTCTCAGGTCCCCACGACCCAAACTGTTGTGCGTGTATTTAATGAGAATTTTAGGACAATGGTAGCATCACCTGAATCTACAgatcaaacttcacatgtggcCTGGGCTGGTCCCTGCCACAGGACGGAGGAGAACCAGAATGCGGCCTCAACAGACCCAAACTTTAACAGGTCCAGGGCCCATGCCACGTCATCTCCAATTGGGGCAGCACAATCACAGCACAAGCCCAGCAGAACTGCAGAGCTCACTGGGTTCTCCGACACTACCCCCAGAACTGCAAAGACTTCCATAGACACTAAGCCTGTAACTTCCCACAGACATACCTtaaccacaacagcagaaaccATCCCATCAGCCACCTCTCCCACCCCTTACACACCATCTCCTCCACCAGCCACCCCCTCCCCCTGCTCCCCCCACCAGAACATTGACTGGAGGAACTACACCACCTACAAGGAGTATATTGACAACAAACGGCTCTACATGTATGGCTCCCGGACTATTCAGGAACGTCTGGACAGTCTGCGAGCCGCGTCCCCATCCAGCACAGGTGAATACAGCAAGCAGAAGAGCGCATCAACAACAGCTACACCCTCACGGGGCTTTTCTGGATCACAGCTGAGACGGAGGAGCGCCTCTCATGATCGGAGTTATCAGGTATCCACTGTGCTGCCTCTACGTAGCGCTTCTCAGGAGAGGCTTGGTGGTGCAGAACGGACTGCTCTAGCACAGAATTGGCCTCGCAGTGCTTCCCAGGATGCAATCCCGTCGGCCCCCACAGGTATCCTGAAACCGAGAGCATATTCTTGTGACTATCTGGGCAGACAGAATGAAAATGCAACTTCCATGTTGGACAGGCAGGCATGCTGCAGAACTGAGACAGAGGAATGGTTACTCATGCACAGAGGGGACGAGGCAAGAGCAAGCAGGCAGTCTTCTTCCTTGCGCATGGCACCTCACAGAACACAGGGTGTATTTAGCTCAGACAGACGAGGGGGCAGTTACCCAGGGTTGCCTAACACCCCTCTCTTCAGTAGAGGTACGGATTCATTGCTTACCTCCAGAGCTGAAAGCCTGGGTAACACCTCTGCACCTTCCGTAAACAGACCCTCACTGCTACCTGCCAAGAATTATGTTTCAGACCCTTCCACCGCTGCTGCTTCTTATATAGCTTCTGCCCTCGCCTCAATACAAGGCCACATCACTGGTAGTTCCAACACAGGCGCCATCAAAGACCAAAGAACACCGCTCACTGCCAACCACATGCCCCACAATGCAAAGCAGTTACAGCCTAGGGGGCGGGCTGACAGCCTTCAGGAGCCTTTCAGAGAGGTAGCCCGTGGAGGTCGCTCTTCTTCTTGTTCTGCCGCCACTAAACCCAACAGAACAAAGCAAGGTGGATCCAAGCCCATACTGACCAGTAACGGAACAGTTCCTCAGAAGCCTAGGTACATAGAATCACAACCACAAGCCAATGAGAAGGAGGTGGAAGGTATCGAGGGTCAAGATGCCACTGTAGTTGTGGTTCGGAGGGAGAAGTCTGGATCTCAACCTATCCGCCACCCTTCCTACATTCTGGCAGTGAATGAGACAGAGGGAGGGCCTGAACCACCTGCAGTCTCTAACACATGCTGGCTGCCTAACAATACCCGGCGCGAAATGCACATGAGGAAACTAGAAGACCAGTGTAAGACCTCCTTTTCAAGCAACCTTGATGACTCACTGGACTCCATTCCCTTCATTG ATGAGCCATCAATCTCCAGCAACGACCATGACACCACACACATTCCTGCATCTGCCGTGATTTCAAGCGCGCCTATCATTACCACCATCCCACCCAGTCCAACTTCTTCTTCTCCCGTAATACGCCGACAGCTGTCCCATGACCAGG ATTCTTTACGACTCACAATTCTGGAATCAGATTCTGGAGCTAAAACAGAGCGCTCCAGGTCCTTTGATGAGGGCTTGGATAATTACAGAGAAGAAGGAAGAGG GCGGTCGATTAAACACACCCATGGATTCAAGGGCCTTAGAAAG GCTGTTGACAGGTCTTCTGAGGACTCTGGCTCTAGGAGAGACTCTACTTCAGATGTCTTCACTGATGCCACAAAGGAGGGTCCACTTTATTTCCGGCAGCTGAACTCAGATAAGGGCAAG CGTGTTGGCAGTGGCATACGGTCTTGGAAGCAGATCTATGCTGTGCTTCGTGGTCACTGCCTATACCTGTACAAAGACAAGAGGGACGGACAAACCAACGCCAACTCCCAGATCGAAGACGAGCCTCTGCCAATCAGCATCAAAGCCTGTCTGATTGACATCTCCTACAGTGACACAAAGCGGAAGAATGTCCTTCGGCTGACAACGTCAGACTGTGAATACCTGTTCCAGGCGGAAGATCGAGAGGAAATGCTGTCCTGGATCCGAGTCATTCAAGAAAATGGCAACTTGGATGAAGAG AATGCGACTGTTACTAGCACAGACCTCATCAACCGGAAAATAAAGGAATACAACACTCTGATGAG TCCACCCAGCAGTAAGACAGAACCCTCACCCAAGGCCTCCCGTCAGTCCCTGAACATCAGGCAGACATTACGGGGTGGTAAGGGGGAGAATAAAGCCACAAGCCCTCACTCACCAAATAAGGACCACGACAGGAAAGCCATGCACAAAG ACGAAACCAGCCCACCCAAGGATAAGGGCACATGGAGGAAGGGCATCCCTGGACTGATGAGAAAGCCATTTGAGAAGAAACCGTCTCCTGGAGTCACATTTGGAGTAAGACTAGATGACTGTCCTCCAGCTCAGAACAACAGA TTTGTTCCTCTGATAGTTGAAGTGTGCTGTAAGCTGGTGGAAGAACGAGGACTGGAATACACAGGCATTTACAGAGTGCCAGGAAATAATGCCGCCATTTCCATCATGCAGGAAGAGCTCAATAACAAGGGCATGGGTGACATTGATATTCAGGATGAT AAATGGAAGGACTTGAATGTGATCAGCAGTTTACTCAAATCCTTCTTCAGGAAACTTCCTGAACCCCTCTTCACTAACG AGAAGTATGCAGACTTTATTGATGCCAACAGAATAGAGGATCCTGTAGAGAGACTCAAAGTGCTCAAGAGACTG CTTCACGAGCTGCCCGATCATCATTATGAAACACTGAAGTTCCTCTCGGCACATCTCAAAACTGTGGCTGAAAATTCAGAAAAGAACAAG ATGGAGCCACGGAATCTGGCCATCGTGTTCGGCCCAACACTAGTGAGAACATCTGAAGACAATATGACTCACATGGTGACacacatgccagaccagtacaAGATTGTAGAAACGCTCATACAGCAT TATGACTGGTTCTTCACTGAGGAGGGGGACAAGGAGCCTTCG ACTACAGTCCAGGAGGAGAGTGCTGTAGAGTCTCAGCCTTTGCCTAACATCGACCACCTGCTGACCAACATCGGCCGGACAGGCACCTCTCCCGGGGAAGTGTCAG ATTCACCAACCAGTGACTCTGCTAAATCTAAG GGGTCCTGGGGATCAGGGAAGGACCACTGCAGCCGCGAGTTTCTTCAGCCACGAGTCTCCTCCATCTTTGCTGCGGCCAACCGCAAACGAAAGAAGCACAAGGAGAAGCTGCAACCCAGCAGCTCTGATGACGACCTTGATACCATCTTCACCAAGATGGATAGCCCAACTCAAAAGCAGAATCATCAAAGCCAGGAGGAGTTGGCAGGCAGGTCCAGCCCGTGCAGAAAGTCACTTGTAGGAGACGACAAGAATGGCTTAAGTGCAGAGTCCACCCCAAAGAACAAGAAGGAGCACAGGAACTCTTTCTTTATGAAAGACAAACCCTCTTCAACTCTCTCCCCCTTGCCCAAGCTCTCATGTTCACCCGGTTTCAACCGCCGCACCTCTGGTCCTCCCAAATTATCCCTTTCGGATCCTTCTTCACAGTTAGATGAGACCACCTCAGACTTGGGCACCATGAGCTCTGGAGCCTCTGTACCCAGAACCAGACCTCGGAAATGGGGCACAACAACACCACCGGCCCCTGAGCTATTTCCAGTTTCTGGGGGGGCTTCAGTGACCGCAGAGGTTAGCTCTATTACCTCAGACTACTCAACCACTTCCTCTACCACCTTCCTGACAGGAATGGAATCCATCACATTGAGCCCAGAGGTGCAATCTGTGACTGAAAGCCGGGGAGGAGACGAAGCAGATGACGAGCGCAGTGAGCTCATCAGTGAGGGACGACCAATGGAAACAGACAGCGAGAGTGACTTCCCAATGTTTAGCCCTGTCATTGCAGGACTAGACATACCAACCACAGAAGATGGTGGAAACATCACACCCAAACTAGCTTGCCGCTTGCTGCCCTCCCATAAACTGATAGAATGTGACTCTCTGTCCAGGAGGCGATCCTTGCGTCAAAAGACGGACAGCGATTCATCTGCGGAGGCAGGGGCTGGTGGTGGGGTCAgcaaaaatgaatcaaatagACTGTCTCGAGTTCTGGAGGTGATGAAGAGAGGCCGTTCCACCGGCAGCCTGAGCGCCCCATTGCGTACTGAATCGGAAAGAGTTGAGCCAGCATGGCATCTTAAAATCACAGAGAGACTCAAGTTCCGTCTACGCGCCTCCGCTGATGATATGTTCGGTGTCGGTACGCAGAAGGCTCGCTCTACAGAGATGCGTGGTAAGAAAAAGGGCATCCGGCGGCGGCATACTATGGGTGGCCAGCGGGATTTCGCTGAACTAGATGTCATTCATGACTGGAGGGAACAGGGCGGGGTGGACCAAGGTGCCGAACTGTCTGCGGTGGAGCGCCTTAAACCCAAGTGCGACTCTCAGGACATGTCTATTCGGGACTGGATTGCTTGTGAGAACCGTCGAACTGGGGGTTCACAGGCCAGTCTAGAGATGGAAAGTCAAGTAGGGATAAAGGCAACAGAAGCGGGAGAGACCCATGTAGGTGTGCAGAGTGCTGAGCAACTGAATCCTTCTGCCTCTCCATGTCCTCAGTCCAGCTCTGAACAAGTAAACGGAGGCACGTCAAAGGGCAAATCCAAAAACAGCCTGAATTCTGGAGATGATGCTCATCCACAGAAATTGTCAGGAGCCCAAGTGGTGCGCTCACGATTCTACCAAtatctttaa
- the LOC127506300 gene encoding rho GTPase-activating protein 21 isoform X4 yields the protein MATRWAASTHHDEKTNPAASSVCEAKQKDGCERSEASALSPAAEEEPFSWPGPKTLHLRRTSHGFGFTLRHFIVYPPESAVQSSLKDEDNSSRGRQRNRLEPMDTIFVKQVKEGGPAHGAGLCTGDRIVKVNGESIIGKTYSQVIALIQNSDTSLELCVMPKDEDILQLFSRDITALAYSQDAYLKGNEAYSGNAQNIPEPPPICYPRIEPNALAMAQVSEPSRSAETSCGTRQGVNRCHKPDIGCRIDNPLSPPIPSQTSQVPTTQTVVRVFNENFRTMVASPESTDQTSHVAWAGPCHRTEENQNAASTDPNFNRSRAHATSSPIGAAQSQHKPSRTAELTGFSDTTPRTAKTSIDTKPVTSHRHTLTTTAETIPSATSPTPYTPSPPPATPSPCSPHQNIDWRNYTTYKEYIDNKRLYMYGSRTIQERLDSLRAASPSSTGEYSKQKSASTTATPSRGFSGSQLRRRSASHDRSYQVSTVLPLRSASQERLGGAERTALAQNWPRSASQDAIPSAPTGILKPRAYSCDYLGRQNENATSMLDRQACCRTETEEWLLMHRGDEARASRQSSSLRMAPHRTQGVFSSDRRGGSYPGLPNTPLFSRGTDSLLTSRAESLGNTSAPSVNRPSLLPAKNYVSDPSTAAASYIASALASIQGHITGSSNTGAIKDQRTPLTANHMPHNAKQLQPRGRADSLQEPFREVARGGRSSSCSAATKPNRTKQGGSKPILTSNGTVPQKPRYIESQPQANEKEVEGIEGQDATVVVVRREKSGSQPIRHPSYILAVNETEGGPEPPAVSNTCWLPNNTRREMHMRKLEDQCKTSFSSNLDDSLDSIPFIDEPSISSNDHDTTHIPASAVISSAPIITTIPPSPTSSSPVIRRQLSHDQDSLRLTILESDSGAKTERSRSFDEGLDNYREEGRGRSIKHTHGFKGLRKAVDRSSEDSGSRRDSTSDVFTDATKEGPLYFRQLNSDKGKRVGSGIRSWKQIYAVLRGHCLYLYKDKRDGQTNANSQIEDEPLPISIKACLIDISYSDTKRKNVLRLTTSDCEYLFQAEDREEMLSWIRVIQENGNLDEENATVTSTDLINRKIKEYNTLMSPPSSKTEPSPKASRQSLNIRQTLRGGKGENKATSPHSPNKDHDRKAMHKDETSPPKDKGTWRKGIPGLMRKPFEKKPSPGVTFGVRLDDCPPAQNNRFVPLIVEVCCKLVEERGLEYTGIYRVPGNNAAISIMQEELNNKGMGDIDIQDDKWKDLNVISSLLKSFFRKLPEPLFTNEKYADFIDANRIEDPVERLKVLKRLLHELPDHHYETLKFLSAHLKTVAENSEKNKMEPRNLAIVFGPTLVRTSEDNMTHMVTHMPDQYKIVETLIQHYDWFFTEEGDKEPSTTVQEESAVESQPLPNIDHLLTNIGRTGTSPGEVSDSPTSDSAKSKGSWGSGKDHCSREFLQPRVSSIFAAANRKRKKHKEKLQPSSSDDDLDTIFTKMDSPTQKQNHQSQEELAGRSSPCRKSLVGDDKNGLSAESTPKNKKEHRNSFFMKDKPSSTLSPLPKLSCSPGFNRRTSGPPKLSLSDPSSQLDETTSDLGTMSSGASVPRTRPRKWGTTTPPAPELFPVSGGASVTAEVSSITSDYSTTSSTTFLTGMESITLSPEVQSVTESRGGDEADDERSELISEGRPMETDSESDFPMFSPVIAGLDIPTTEDGGNITPKLACRLLPSHKLIECDSLSRRRSLRQKTDSDSSAEAGAGGGVSKNESNRLSRVLEVMKRGRSTGSLSAPLRTESERVEPAWHLKITERLKFRLRASADDMFGVGTQKARSTEMRGKKKGIRRRHTMGGQRDFAELDVIHDWREQGGVDQGAELSAVERLKPKCDSQDMSIRDWIACENRRTGGSQASLEMESQVGIKATEAGETHVGVQSAEQLNPSASPCPQSSSEQVNGGTSKGKSKNSLNSGDDAHPQKLSGAQVVRSRFYQYL from the exons TTCTCCAGGGATATCACAGCTCTG GCCTATTCTCAAGATGCATACCTCAAAGGAAATGAGGCATATAGTGGAAATGCCCAGAATATCCCCGAGCCGCCCCCAATATGTTACCCACGGATAGAGCCCAATGCCTTGGCCATGGCACAGGTGTCAGAGCCATCACGCTCTGCCGAGACATCATGTGGAACCAGACAAGGAGTAAATCGATGCCACAAGCCTGACATAGGCTGCCGCATTGATAACCCTTTATCTCCCCCTATCCCATCTCAAACCTCTCAGGTCCCCACGACCCAAACTGTTGTGCGTGTATTTAATGAGAATTTTAGGACAATGGTAGCATCACCTGAATCTACAgatcaaacttcacatgtggcCTGGGCTGGTCCCTGCCACAGGACGGAGGAGAACCAGAATGCGGCCTCAACAGACCCAAACTTTAACAGGTCCAGGGCCCATGCCACGTCATCTCCAATTGGGGCAGCACAATCACAGCACAAGCCCAGCAGAACTGCAGAGCTCACTGGGTTCTCCGACACTACCCCCAGAACTGCAAAGACTTCCATAGACACTAAGCCTGTAACTTCCCACAGACATACCTtaaccacaacagcagaaaccATCCCATCAGCCACCTCTCCCACCCCTTACACACCATCTCCTCCACCAGCCACCCCCTCCCCCTGCTCCCCCCACCAGAACATTGACTGGAGGAACTACACCACCTACAAGGAGTATATTGACAACAAACGGCTCTACATGTATGGCTCCCGGACTATTCAGGAACGTCTGGACAGTCTGCGAGCCGCGTCCCCATCCAGCACAGGTGAATACAGCAAGCAGAAGAGCGCATCAACAACAGCTACACCCTCACGGGGCTTTTCTGGATCACAGCTGAGACGGAGGAGCGCCTCTCATGATCGGAGTTATCAGGTATCCACTGTGCTGCCTCTACGTAGCGCTTCTCAGGAGAGGCTTGGTGGTGCAGAACGGACTGCTCTAGCACAGAATTGGCCTCGCAGTGCTTCCCAGGATGCAATCCCGTCGGCCCCCACAGGTATCCTGAAACCGAGAGCATATTCTTGTGACTATCTGGGCAGACAGAATGAAAATGCAACTTCCATGTTGGACAGGCAGGCATGCTGCAGAACTGAGACAGAGGAATGGTTACTCATGCACAGAGGGGACGAGGCAAGAGCAAGCAGGCAGTCTTCTTCCTTGCGCATGGCACCTCACAGAACACAGGGTGTATTTAGCTCAGACAGACGAGGGGGCAGTTACCCAGGGTTGCCTAACACCCCTCTCTTCAGTAGAGGTACGGATTCATTGCTTACCTCCAGAGCTGAAAGCCTGGGTAACACCTCTGCACCTTCCGTAAACAGACCCTCACTGCTACCTGCCAAGAATTATGTTTCAGACCCTTCCACCGCTGCTGCTTCTTATATAGCTTCTGCCCTCGCCTCAATACAAGGCCACATCACTGGTAGTTCCAACACAGGCGCCATCAAAGACCAAAGAACACCGCTCACTGCCAACCACATGCCCCACAATGCAAAGCAGTTACAGCCTAGGGGGCGGGCTGACAGCCTTCAGGAGCCTTTCAGAGAGGTAGCCCGTGGAGGTCGCTCTTCTTCTTGTTCTGCCGCCACTAAACCCAACAGAACAAAGCAAGGTGGATCCAAGCCCATACTGACCAGTAACGGAACAGTTCCTCAGAAGCCTAGGTACATAGAATCACAACCACAAGCCAATGAGAAGGAGGTGGAAGGTATCGAGGGTCAAGATGCCACTGTAGTTGTGGTTCGGAGGGAGAAGTCTGGATCTCAACCTATCCGCCACCCTTCCTACATTCTGGCAGTGAATGAGACAGAGGGAGGGCCTGAACCACCTGCAGTCTCTAACACATGCTGGCTGCCTAACAATACCCGGCGCGAAATGCACATGAGGAAACTAGAAGACCAGTGTAAGACCTCCTTTTCAAGCAACCTTGATGACTCACTGGACTCCATTCCCTTCATTG ATGAGCCATCAATCTCCAGCAACGACCATGACACCACACACATTCCTGCATCTGCCGTGATTTCAAGCGCGCCTATCATTACCACCATCCCACCCAGTCCAACTTCTTCTTCTCCCGTAATACGCCGACAGCTGTCCCATGACCAGG ATTCTTTACGACTCACAATTCTGGAATCAGATTCTGGAGCTAAAACAGAGCGCTCCAGGTCCTTTGATGAGGGCTTGGATAATTACAGAGAAGAAGGAAGAGG GCGGTCGATTAAACACACCCATGGATTCAAGGGCCTTAGAAAG GCTGTTGACAGGTCTTCTGAGGACTCTGGCTCTAGGAGAGACTCTACTTCAGATGTCTTCACTGATGCCACAAAGGAGGGTCCACTTTATTTCCGGCAGCTGAACTCAGATAAGGGCAAG CGTGTTGGCAGTGGCATACGGTCTTGGAAGCAGATCTATGCTGTGCTTCGTGGTCACTGCCTATACCTGTACAAAGACAAGAGGGACGGACAAACCAACGCCAACTCCCAGATCGAAGACGAGCCTCTGCCAATCAGCATCAAAGCCTGTCTGATTGACATCTCCTACAGTGACACAAAGCGGAAGAATGTCCTTCGGCTGACAACGTCAGACTGTGAATACCTGTTCCAGGCGGAAGATCGAGAGGAAATGCTGTCCTGGATCCGAGTCATTCAAGAAAATGGCAACTTGGATGAAGAG AATGCGACTGTTACTAGCACAGACCTCATCAACCGGAAAATAAAGGAATACAACACTCTGATGAG TCCACCCAGCAGTAAGACAGAACCCTCACCCAAGGCCTCCCGTCAGTCCCTGAACATCAGGCAGACATTACGGGGTGGTAAGGGGGAGAATAAAGCCACAAGCCCTCACTCACCAAATAAGGACCACGACAGGAAAGCCATGCACAAAG ACGAAACCAGCCCACCCAAGGATAAGGGCACATGGAGGAAGGGCATCCCTGGACTGATGAGAAAGCCATTTGAGAAGAAACCGTCTCCTGGAGTCACATTTGGAGTAAGACTAGATGACTGTCCTCCAGCTCAGAACAACAGA TTTGTTCCTCTGATAGTTGAAGTGTGCTGTAAGCTGGTGGAAGAACGAGGACTGGAATACACAGGCATTTACAGAGTGCCAGGAAATAATGCCGCCATTTCCATCATGCAGGAAGAGCTCAATAACAAGGGCATGGGTGACATTGATATTCAGGATGAT AAATGGAAGGACTTGAATGTGATCAGCAGTTTACTCAAATCCTTCTTCAGGAAACTTCCTGAACCCCTCTTCACTAACG AGAAGTATGCAGACTTTATTGATGCCAACAGAATAGAGGATCCTGTAGAGAGACTCAAAGTGCTCAAGAGACTG CTTCACGAGCTGCCCGATCATCATTATGAAACACTGAAGTTCCTCTCGGCACATCTCAAAACTGTGGCTGAAAATTCAGAAAAGAACAAG ATGGAGCCACGGAATCTGGCCATCGTGTTCGGCCCAACACTAGTGAGAACATCTGAAGACAATATGACTCACATGGTGACacacatgccagaccagtacaAGATTGTAGAAACGCTCATACAGCAT TATGACTGGTTCTTCACTGAGGAGGGGGACAAGGAGCCTTCG ACTACAGTCCAGGAGGAGAGTGCTGTAGAGTCTCAGCCTTTGCCTAACATCGACCACCTGCTGACCAACATCGGCCGGACAGGCACCTCTCCCGGGGAAGTGTCAG ATTCACCAACCAGTGACTCTGCTAAATCTAAG GGGTCCTGGGGATCAGGGAAGGACCACTGCAGCCGCGAGTTTCTTCAGCCACGAGTCTCCTCCATCTTTGCTGCGGCCAACCGCAAACGAAAGAAGCACAAGGAGAAGCTGCAACCCAGCAGCTCTGATGACGACCTTGATACCATCTTCACCAAGATGGATAGCCCAACTCAAAAGCAGAATCATCAAAGCCAGGAGGAGTTGGCAGGCAGGTCCAGCCCGTGCAGAAAGTCACTTGTAGGAGACGACAAGAATGGCTTAAGTGCAGAGTCCACCCCAAAGAACAAGAAGGAGCACAGGAACTCTTTCTTTATGAAAGACAAACCCTCTTCAACTCTCTCCCCCTTGCCCAAGCTCTCATGTTCACCCGGTTTCAACCGCCGCACCTCTGGTCCTCCCAAATTATCCCTTTCGGATCCTTCTTCACAGTTAGATGAGACCACCTCAGACTTGGGCACCATGAGCTCTGGAGCCTCTGTACCCAGAACCAGACCTCGGAAATGGGGCACAACAACACCACCGGCCCCTGAGCTATTTCCAGTTTCTGGGGGGGCTTCAGTGACCGCAGAGGTTAGCTCTATTACCTCAGACTACTCAACCACTTCCTCTACCACCTTCCTGACAGGAATGGAATCCATCACATTGAGCCCAGAGGTGCAATCTGTGACTGAAAGCCGGGGAGGAGACGAAGCAGATGACGAGCGCAGTGAGCTCATCAGTGAGGGACGACCAATGGAAACAGACAGCGAGAGTGACTTCCCAATGTTTAGCCCTGTCATTGCAGGACTAGACATACCAACCACAGAAGATGGTGGAAACATCACACCCAAACTAGCTTGCCGCTTGCTGCCCTCCCATAAACTGATAGAATGTGACTCTCTGTCCAGGAGGCGATCCTTGCGTCAAAAGACGGACAGCGATTCATCTGCGGAGGCAGGGGCTGGTGGTGGGGTCAgcaaaaatgaatcaaatagACTGTCTCGAGTTCTGGAGGTGATGAAGAGAGGCCGTTCCACCGGCAGCCTGAGCGCCCCATTGCGTACTGAATCGGAAAGAGTTGAGCCAGCATGGCATCTTAAAATCACAGAGAGACTCAAGTTCCGTCTACGCGCCTCCGCTGATGATATGTTCGGTGTCGGTACGCAGAAGGCTCGCTCTACAGAGATGCGTGGTAAGAAAAAGGGCATCCGGCGGCGGCATACTATGGGTGGCCAGCGGGATTTCGCTGAACTAGATGTCATTCATGACTGGAGGGAACAGGGCGGGGTGGACCAAGGTGCCGAACTGTCTGCGGTGGAGCGCCTTAAACCCAAGTGCGACTCTCAGGACATGTCTATTCGGGACTGGATTGCTTGTGAGAACCGTCGAACTGGGGGTTCACAGGCCAGTCTAGAGATGGAAAGTCAAGTAGGGATAAAGGCAACAGAAGCGGGAGAGACCCATGTAGGTGTGCAGAGTGCTGAGCAACTGAATCCTTCTGCCTCTCCATGTCCTCAGTCCAGCTCTGAACAAGTAAACGGAGGCACGTCAAAGGGCAAATCCAAAAACAGCCTGAATTCTGGAGATGATGCTCATCCACAGAAATTGTCAGGAGCCCAAGTGGTGCGCTCACGATTCTACCAAtatctttaa